The genomic stretch aattatcttctaaatattaataaaaaaagatttttaaacAATTGACATTAATTTGTACAAGAAAAAACTCACCAAATTTCCCAATTTTACAGTGGAATTGGGTGACCAATAGTGCTCATCATTTGATACTGAATGAGCATAGCATGCATCTATAAACATGCCTCCTGAAGGATTTTTGAGGATTTCTCTAACGCCTTTGAAAAATGCATCACCAAAATCTGTTTCCATTACTTAAATTAATCTCAATTAATGCTAATATTAACATTAATAAAAGCAAGTCAAGTTGGATGTTATATATACCAGTTATCAACTGTTTATCAGAAGCCGTACAAAAGCTCAGATCGTTCGAACACATTTTCCATCGTTCCCAATCGGGAGACGATTCAGGAACCAAACGGTTTCGaacctaaaaaaattaaaaaataccatttgtaaaactaattaatcagAACTCTATTGTAATTTGTAGTTTAATGAATAATTGTAAAATGTTTGtcaaatgtaaaaaaatattatagcgTACCTGGTAATAATCAAATGCACTATTCAGTATAAATAGTGGAGTTCGAACATCTCCGACTATATTTTCTGGAAAGAGACACTACAaagtttttt from Salvia hispanica cultivar TCC Black 2014 unplaced genomic scaffold, UniMelb_Shisp_WGS_1.0 HiC_scaffold_30, whole genome shotgun sequence encodes the following:
- the LOC125198851 gene encoding pectin acetylesterase 4-like → MDPNLCLFPENIVGDVRTPLFILNSAFDYYQVRNRLVPESSPDWERWKMCSNDLSFCTASDKQLITDFGDAFFKGVREILKNPSGGMFIDACYAHSVSNDEHYWSPNSTVKLGNLTILEAFANWYFDRDSVTLVTSSKFFEICTY